From the genome of Papaver somniferum cultivar HN1 unplaced genomic scaffold, ASM357369v1 unplaced-scaffold_10, whole genome shotgun sequence:
GCTCAAACATCATGGAATTATGGTAATGGCTacctaaaatgaaaaaaatatgaaGATTTCCAATGGGTGTCTGATGCTATCTTTGTGGAAAAACAAAAGCAATCTTATAATTCTGAAGATCAAATTTGTGCACAGTTTAAAGACAAAGTGAAGGTAAAGTGCAGAATTATAAGTTAATGTATGTAAACAAAAGCAATGTAACAAAATATTGTCAACATTCATAAAACAGAACTGAGTACTACTATCTCTGATATTACTGATATTTAGAGTTAGGCTTTCTAACCCTTTTTGATGGTGGCTCAGAAATGTTGATTGTTTGGCTAGAAATATTAACAGTACCATGATAAGTCTGGTTAAAACAggcagatgaaggtgtagaagaaGTAGATGGATGTGTTACCTTCCTTTTGGGTGCAGTGGAGGAGGatgttgttgatttctttgatgctGATGTTGATgcagtttttccttttgacaatGGTGGTACCTCAGCTGATTTTTTTGATGCAGATGATGTTGCTTTATTTGATGCAGTATTTGGTGCACACAAGgccttcctcatcttctttgttGGTGCAGCAGTAATACAGAACTCATCCCCATTAACAGAACACTCAATTCTCACTCCTTTCTTCTTGGGGTTGGATCCAACTGGAGGACCTTGAAAGGTTAGAATGTTATGATCAATACCTTTACATACACTGCACTTTGTTACTCTGTTGCGCGGCTTGTTCTTCTCATACCAGGACTTCTTTCTTTTGACACAAGGTCTTCCCTTATCTCTCAATCTGTGTGGATGTATAATCTTGATACCAGTCTGCAAAAGAAATAAGGTTAGGGTTAGTATACTTTAAATGCACAAATCTAGagaataatgaaaaaataataatacaataaaGTAAAAGGACAAAAGTAGATAATATTATTCATTgaaaagattctcaaaacaagaatactTGAAAACAGACAATGGAAAAAGTTAAAGCATTTGAAAGAAATTTATGGTTATCAAACCTTATTACGATACTCATCAATGTCTTCCAATGGTGTTATTGACCATGATTAGGTGGTCCTATAGTAGTCTAATGTGTAGTATTTACTGCAGTACCTGCACACATAATTGATCCAATCACTCATCATACATTTATTGCATAACCACATTCAACTATTTAGGTGTAGTAAATTTACTCACTTGGACcaatcaggattcaatttaaacaATGCAACTACACCATGTATGCAGGGGAACTTCCTCAATTGCCATTGTCGACATGTACAAGATTGTTCTTCCACCCGAACAACAAACACTTTACTAGTAGCTTTGTTAGTAACCTCATACACTTTGCGCTCTATAGAAGGATCACATTCATAGTTACCTCTAAGATCACACATCACCTTAATGAGATCTTTCCCAGCAGGAACAAGGTCACCAGCTTGCCAAGTTGCAGCAAGCTTTCTTCTATTTGAAAACAACACCATCACCAAATGTGTGTACATATCGATCAATTGAGTGAGAGGCTTGTCTCTGAATTTCAGGGCCATGTTATTAAAACTTTCTGAAAATTTAGAGTAGATGTGCTCACAAGCAACATCATGAGGAAACCATGACCTTGCCCAAGACTTAGGCTCTGCATCAATCAGGTATTGATATGCAACTGAACTTATCTCTGCAATTTCTTGCATGGCCTCCTAGAAAATAGGTGTCTAAGTTAATTCATTTGATGCAATAAGGCTTGACTGAAAGAATGAACGTTCATTATAACCAAACATTTCTTACCTCCCAGTGATGATACTTGTATGCCTTTGCAGCCTTCCAAAGAAAGTGTGTGAGTCTTGGATTTCTGAATCCCTTGGTCAAGAAATTCTTGTATAAATgcctggaaagaaaaaaaaaagggcaaACATTAATCATTTCCAAAAAAAAGGGCAAACATTAATCAATTCCAAAAACAAAATCTACCTTAGGCAGTATCTATGATTTGCCAAAGGAAACAATCTTTTTACTGATTCAAGAATGCCCTTCATTCTATCAGAAATAAAGGTTAGTCCAGGCATATCAGGTATCCTTTTTCTCAATTCTTTTAACATCATAAACCAATTTTCTTCAGTTTCACTCATACAAATCATCACACATATAGGAAATACCCCATTCTGGCCATCTATACCAACTGCTGAAAGCATCACACCACCTAGCTTACCATTCAGGTGAGCTCCATCTAAGACAATAACCAATCTACAACCATGAAGAAAACCTTTGATCTGTGCATCATAGGCCACAATGACACTCTCAAACCTGTTATCTTGACCCTCTTTGGACCAACTGAAATGACCAATGCTATTTGGGTTCAATGAAGTAGCAGCTGTGACCAATTGTGGTGCTTTTGTGTAGGAACTCTCAAATGTTCCATTCCTTTCTGCTAGCACCAATTTCTGTgtacacaaaaaaaataataattagcaTTTCCAACATACCACAAGGTTATCAAATAAACAAACACAAGGGAACCAAAAAaagcatcaaaatcatacccttgCATTATTAGCAACCCATTTTGGTATGTCAGTTTGCAACCGAGGTCTAATGATCTTGTTAGCTATTTCAGCTGCCTTGTCCACTGGTGAATCAACATCCATTGTCTTCAACAAATACTTGGCTACAAATTTTGCATTGCATTTCCTGCTGTAGTCTTCATTCGGATTCTTACAGGTGTGTTCTGTGTTGCATTCTCTAACTGTGACTGTTGGATCGTCTTCATCTGGTAACTTTCTTGCATTCACCATCCAAGCACAATTTTGGGTATCCTTGTAAGTACAATAAGAATAGTGTCTCTTCTTATGTGCCTTCTTCACCTTAAAATCCCTATGTTTCAACACTGCATATTCCCTTAAATGATCCTTGTAATCTTGCATGTTTCCAAAAGCCATTCCACTACTTATTTCACCAGGTACAACCTCAGGAACATCTTCATTTATCATTTCTAGACGCTGTGGTTCTTTTAAATGCTCACCAAAATCTTTTTACCACTTAGCTTCTTCCTCTTGAGTGACATCATATCTGGGAACTTCTTCATCTGAAGTAGCATTTACTGGTGCACTCTGCTCTTCATAAAACCCACCTACATTGAAATCTTCATTACAATCATCAGTCTCATTATCAATATCTATACCTCTAGCACACATAGAAACCCAATCTTCATGATTGTACTTTTCTTgtgtttcttcatcttcacttTCCTCTTCACTTTCATCTCCACTCACCTCTTCCTCATTATGTTCCTCAAACAAAAAATCAGGCATATCATTAGGATGACAGTCATCTGATTGTAGATTAGGTAAATTCACCTGGTCATCATCTTCATTCCCCTGTACTTGGTTGTCTGCAACAAATGCTTGTGTAGCATTAACTTGTGCTTCATGCACTGGGTTTTCTGCAACAGATGCTTGTGTAGAAACAACTGGGTTTTCATGCACAAAATCAAGTCTTGTTGGTCTCATATCACTTAGCCCACTAACACTAGCAGTCTTATTAAGTCTTGGACTCCTCCTAACCTCAACCCTTTTACTAATAGTTTTCTTCTTCACTGGACTCATAAAATCAGTCACACCACTTACCCCACTAACACTAGCAGTATTACAAACAAAACCCCAATGTGTAATTGTAGGAATAACTACAATGAACCACAGTCTTACCAAATTGTCTTTACCTGGTTTCCCTTTATTCCAAAATGAAATAAAACTCTCATCTGTTTCACACTTATCATATGCATtcccattatcatcatcaaataaaAACAGTTCTAGTGTAGAATTCATACCCCGTTCATTCACCAACCTGCTCTTTAGCATAGCCATGAAAGCTTCTCCACTGGTACCAGATTTAGAACCAAAACAATAAAGGTCCTTAAACCTCTTGCCTACATCTGTAATCCAGAAATTCCTATCCTCATTACGCATTCTGaaacatttaaaaaaaatgaaacaataatcAGTTTCACAGTAATCAACAATTACCAAAATAGACAAAGATACACAGAAATTCTTCAATTTCTTATCCCCTAAAAATGGAAAACCCCCAATTATAATCCCCAATTTCGTttctttcaaaccctaattagaaagAGAGTTAGAAACAACCCTAAATCATCTGCTAAAAATTCAATAACCCAAAAATATAATCCCTAATTTCGTTttattaaaaccctaattagattTATTCAAACCAAAAATTTGCTTCACTAAAACCCAATTTTGTTTCCCTGAAATCCTAATTTCATTTATTat
Proteins encoded in this window:
- the LOC113326886 gene encoding uncharacterized protein LOC113326886; this encodes MINEDVPEVVPGEISSGMAFGNMQDYKDHLREYAVLKHRDFKVKKAHKKRHYSYCTYKDTQNCAWMVNARKLPDEDDPTVTVRECNTEHTCKNPNEDYSRKCNAKFVAKYLLKTMDVDSPVDKAAEIANKIIRPRLQTDIPKWVANNARKLVLAERNGTFESSYTKAPQLVTAATSLNPNSIGHFSWSKEGQDNRFESVIVAYDAQIKGFLHGCRLVIVLDGAHLNGKLGGVMLSAVGIDGQNGVFPICVMICMSETEENWFMMLKELRKRIPDMPGLTFISDRMKGILESVKRLFPLANHRYCLRHLYKNFLTKGFRNPRLTHFLWKAAKAYKYHHWEEAMQEIAEISSVAYQYLIDAEPKSWARSWFPHDVACEHIYSKFSESFNNMALKFRDKPLTQLIDMYTHLVMVLFSNRRKLAATWQAGDLVPAGKDLIKVMCDLRGNYECDPSIERKVYEVTNKATSKVFVVRVEEQSCTCRQWQLRKFPCIHGVVALFKLNPDWSKYCSKYYTLDYYRTT